One segment of Streptomyces sp. NBC_01463 DNA contains the following:
- a CDS encoding long-chain fatty acid--CoA ligase produces the protein MAAAPHVGGLADVVFDYAEEDPHRVALGRKDTDGRWRDVTSATFRDEVLALAKGLIAHGVRFGDRVALMSRTRYEWTLFDFALWAVGAQSVPVYPTSSAEQVLWMLHDAEVSAVMVEHEDHAMTIASVIDRLPQLKRLWQLDADAVTELVEAGAHVEDEVVHRHRRAVTPDSVATVIYTSGTTGRPKGCVITHANFMFETETMASRWESVFHSKPGDEASTLLFLPLAHVFGRMVEVTAIRGRVKLGHQPELSAKALMPDLVTFRPTFILAVPYIFEKVFNGARRKAEAEGRVGPFDKAVDIAVKYAEAMEARAFGTGPGPSAGLRMQHQFFEKVVYKKVREAMGGRIRHAMSGGSGMERQLGLFFAGAGVTVYEGYGLTESTAAATANPPERTRYGTVGQPIPGTTVHIAEDGEIWVYGRNVFSGYLGDPKSTDAVLNDGWLSTGDIGALDEDGYLTITGRKKEILVTSGGKSVSPAGLEERVRAHPLVAQCIVVGNDRPYIAALVTVDQESVEHWLAMQGRQPMSPGDLVRDPDLEMEVRRAVVAANTAVSQAESIRTFRILAHQFTEEHGLLTPSLKLKRKAIETAYAAEVDALYR, from the coding sequence ATGGCGGCCGCGCCCCACGTAGGCGGGCTCGCGGATGTCGTGTTCGACTACGCCGAGGAGGATCCGCACCGGGTCGCGCTCGGCCGGAAAGACACGGACGGCCGTTGGCGGGACGTCACATCGGCGACGTTCCGCGACGAGGTGCTGGCACTGGCCAAGGGGCTGATCGCACACGGGGTGCGGTTCGGCGACCGGGTCGCCCTGATGTCCCGCACCCGGTACGAGTGGACCCTCTTCGACTTCGCCCTGTGGGCGGTCGGCGCGCAGTCCGTACCGGTCTATCCGACGTCCTCGGCCGAGCAGGTCCTGTGGATGCTGCACGACGCCGAGGTGTCGGCCGTGATGGTCGAGCACGAGGACCACGCGATGACGATCGCCTCGGTGATCGACCGGCTGCCGCAGCTGAAGCGGCTGTGGCAGCTGGACGCCGACGCGGTGACGGAACTGGTCGAGGCCGGCGCCCATGTCGAGGACGAGGTCGTGCACCGGCACCGGCGCGCGGTGACGCCCGACTCGGTGGCGACCGTCATCTACACCTCGGGCACGACGGGACGCCCGAAGGGCTGTGTGATCACGCACGCCAACTTCATGTTCGAGACGGAGACGATGGCCTCCCGCTGGGAGTCGGTCTTCCACTCGAAGCCGGGTGACGAGGCCTCGACGCTGCTCTTCCTCCCGCTGGCGCACGTCTTCGGGCGGATGGTGGAGGTCACGGCGATCCGCGGCCGGGTGAAGCTGGGCCATCAGCCGGAGCTGTCGGCGAAGGCGCTGATGCCGGACCTGGTGACGTTCCGGCCCACGTTCATCCTGGCGGTGCCGTACATCTTCGAGAAGGTCTTCAACGGTGCCCGGCGCAAGGCCGAGGCGGAGGGCCGGGTCGGCCCGTTCGACAAGGCCGTGGACATCGCGGTGAAGTACGCGGAGGCGATGGAGGCCCGGGCGTTCGGCACGGGCCCCGGTCCGTCGGCCGGGCTGCGGATGCAGCACCAGTTCTTCGAGAAGGTCGTGTACAAGAAGGTCCGCGAGGCGATGGGCGGCCGGATCCGGCACGCCATGTCCGGCGGCTCCGGCATGGAGCGGCAGCTCGGGCTGTTCTTCGCGGGTGCGGGCGTGACCGTGTACGAGGGGTACGGGCTGACCGAGTCGACGGCCGCGGCCACCGCGAATCCGCCGGAGCGCACCCGGTACGGCACGGTGGGGCAGCCGATCCCCGGCACGACCGTGCACATCGCCGAGGACGGCGAGATCTGGGTGTACGGGCGCAACGTGTTCTCCGGGTACCTGGGCGACCCGAAGTCCACCGACGCGGTGCTGAACGACGGCTGGCTGTCCACCGGGGACATCGGGGCGCTGGACGAGGACGGCTATCTGACGATCACCGGCCGGAAGAAGGAGATCCTGGTGACGTCCGGCGGCAAGAGCGTCTCGCCGGCCGGTCTGGAGGAGCGGGTGCGGGCGCATCCGCTGGTGGCGCAGTGCATCGTGGTCGGTAACGACCGGCCGTACATCGCGGCCCTGGTCACCGTGGACCAGGAGTCCGTGGAGCACTGGCTCGCCATGCAGGGCCGCCAGCCGATGTCCCCGGGCGACCTGGTGCGGGACCCGGATCTGGAGATGGAGGTCCGGCGGGCGGTGGTGGCCGCGAACACGGCGGTCTCGCAGGCCGAGTCGATCCGTACGTTCCGGATCCTGGCCCACCAGTTCACCGAGGAGCACGGTCTGCTGACTCCGTCGCTGAAGCTGAAGCGCAAGGCGATCGAGACGGCGTACGCGGCCGAGGTGGACGCGCTCTACCGCTGA
- a CDS encoding LysR substrate-binding domain-containing protein has translation MYDPAQLRTFLAVAQTLSFTAAARRLGVRQSTVSQHVRRLEDATGRQLFTRDTHRVDLTVDGEAMLGFARTILEAHERASAFFTGTRLRGRLRFGASEDFVLTRLPEILQSFRRDHPEVELELTVELSGTLHQRLAAGRLDLVLAKRRTGDTHGELVWQDALVWIGAPRLRIDPDRPVPLILFPPPGITRARALEVLEEQGRSWRVACTSGSLSGLVAAAHAGLGVMAHSRGLVPPGLAPVTARAGLPDLGDVDFVLLHGRRRDGAQQAADALAAAILAGGDRLIRPPRGIGPISARDRA, from the coding sequence ATGTACGACCCCGCGCAGCTGCGCACCTTCCTCGCCGTCGCCCAGACGCTGAGCTTCACCGCGGCCGCCCGCCGGCTCGGGGTGCGGCAGTCCACGGTCAGCCAGCACGTGCGGCGGCTGGAGGACGCCACCGGGCGTCAGCTGTTCACCCGGGACACGCACCGGGTCGATCTCACGGTGGACGGCGAGGCGATGCTCGGCTTCGCCCGGACGATCCTGGAGGCCCACGAGCGGGCGTCGGCCTTCTTCACCGGGACCCGGCTGCGCGGGCGGCTGCGCTTCGGGGCGTCGGAGGACTTCGTGCTGACCCGGCTGCCGGAGATCCTCCAGTCGTTCCGCCGGGACCATCCGGAGGTCGAGCTGGAGCTGACCGTGGAGCTGTCGGGGACGCTGCACCAGCGGCTGGCGGCCGGCCGGCTCGACCTGGTGCTAGCCAAGCGGCGGACCGGGGACACCCACGGGGAGCTGGTCTGGCAGGACGCGCTGGTCTGGATCGGTGCGCCGAGGCTGCGGATCGATCCGGACCGTCCGGTGCCGCTGATCCTGTTCCCGCCGCCGGGCATCACCCGGGCCCGGGCGCTGGAGGTGCTGGAGGAACAGGGCCGTTCCTGGCGGGTGGCGTGCACGAGCGGCAGCCTCAGCGGGCTGGTCGCGGCCGCTCACGCGGGGCTCGGCGTGATGGCGCACAGCCGCGGCCTGGTGCCCCCGGGGCTGGCCCCGGTGACGGCGCGGGCGGGGCTGCCGGACCTCGGCGACGTGGACTTCGTGCTGCTGCACGGCCGCCGGCGGGACGGTGCGCAGCAGGCCGCGGACGCGCTGGCGGCGGCGATCCTGGCGGGCGGCGACCGGCTGATCCGTCCGCCGCGCGGAATCGGTCCGATCAGTGCGCGGGACCGCGCATGA